Proteins from one Mucilaginibacter jinjuensis genomic window:
- a CDS encoding thioredoxin family protein, producing MDFIGYQQIFQDIINDPNPASPYDNPDYLNYTKLNWARQHRWLKSGILNEVLAGIIERITHPQFWTIITEPWCGDASHSIPFIHRLSELNPLIKVDYQLRDAEPFLINQYLTNGSKSIPKLIIADQDNNELAVWGPRPAGCQALYDQLLKDHVPMEEKKIALQQWYNADKGVSLQLELTAIFSRLLV from the coding sequence ATGGATTTTATAGGCTATCAACAGATTTTTCAGGATATTATAAACGACCCCAATCCTGCATCCCCTTATGATAATCCAGACTATCTGAATTACACTAAGCTAAACTGGGCACGGCAGCATCGCTGGCTAAAATCGGGCATATTGAATGAAGTTTTAGCCGGCATTATAGAGCGTATAACCCATCCTCAATTCTGGACTATTATTACCGAACCCTGGTGCGGCGATGCATCGCACAGCATACCCTTTATACATCGGTTATCTGAACTAAACCCATTAATAAAAGTAGACTATCAGTTAAGGGATGCCGAACCATTTCTCATCAATCAATATCTTACCAACGGGAGCAAATCAATCCCCAAGCTAATTATTGCTGATCAGGACAATAACGAACTTGCTGTTTGGGGGCCAAGGCCGGCCGGCTGCCAGGCTTTATACGATCAATTACTCAAAGACCATGTACCAATGGAGGAAAAGAAAATTGCCTTACAACAATGGTACAATGCCGACAAAGGGGTAAGTTTGCAATTAGAACTGACAGCCATTTTTTCGCGGCTTTTAGTCTGA
- a CDS encoding cold-shock protein → MARSTETFSKKEKEKARLKKAKEKKEKAEYRKANPGGSSLEDMMAYTDEYGNITSTPPDPSRKIKVNLEDIQVSVAKQEDIPFDAVRNGIVSFFNEAKGYGFIKDLQTQESIFVHINALTEPIKENNAVTFEVEQGQKGLTAVKVKKK, encoded by the coding sequence TTGGCAAGATCAACAGAAACATTTAGTAAAAAGGAAAAGGAAAAGGCCCGCCTAAAAAAGGCCAAAGAGAAAAAGGAAAAAGCCGAATACCGGAAAGCAAACCCCGGAGGCTCAAGCCTTGAGGACATGATGGCTTACACCGATGAGTATGGCAACATCACTTCAACCCCACCCGATCCGTCGAGGAAAATTAAGGTTAACCTCGAAGACATTCAGGTTAGTGTAGCCAAACAGGAAGATATTCCGTTTGATGCAGTAAGGAATGGAATTGTCAGCTTTTTTAACGAAGCTAAAGGCTATGGATTTATCAAGGATCTGCAAACTCAGGAAAGCATTTTTGTCCATATTAACGCTTTAACAGAGCCAATTAAGGAAAACAATGCCGTAACTTTTGAGGTGGAACAAGGCCAAAAAGGATTAACCGCGGTTAAAGTAAAAAAGAAATAA
- a CDS encoding cold-shock protein — MATGTVKFFNESKGFGFITPNDGGKEVFVHVTGLIDQVRENDAVSYEVEEGRKGPSAVKVKIA, encoded by the coding sequence ATGGCAACAGGAACAGTAAAATTTTTTAATGAATCAAAAGGATTTGGCTTTATTACGCCAAATGATGGTGGTAAAGAAGTATTTGTACACGTTACAGGTTTAATTGACCAGGTACGTGAAAACGATGCAGTAAGCTACGAAGTGGAAGAAGGAAGAAAAGGCCCAAGCGCCGTTAAAGTAAAAATAGCATAA
- a CDS encoding HAD-IA family hydrolase gives MENIKMVVFDMAGTTVNEDNIVYKTLQQAINNAGFNVTLDQVLAQGAGKEKLQAIKSVLAEYADNHDKQLADSIYQDFAVQLKKAYEVNPIFPQPNAIELFTELKRRNILTVLNTGYNRQTAQFIIDKLGWKEGVDFDGLVTASDVPQNRPNPDMIFFAMKRFGITEPASVIKVGDSIIDIEEGKNAGCALNIGITTGAHTVEQLESAHPDRVINNLIELLAFIG, from the coding sequence ATGGAAAATATTAAAATGGTGGTATTCGACATGGCCGGAACCACGGTAAATGAAGATAATATTGTGTACAAAACCCTGCAACAGGCAATCAACAATGCAGGTTTTAATGTAACCTTGGACCAAGTATTGGCACAGGGTGCAGGCAAAGAAAAACTACAAGCTATTAAAAGCGTACTGGCTGAATACGCCGATAACCACGATAAGCAATTGGCTGATAGTATTTACCAGGATTTTGCTGTGCAATTGAAAAAAGCGTATGAGGTTAATCCAATATTCCCTCAGCCTAATGCGATAGAACTTTTTACCGAACTGAAAAGAAGGAACATCCTCACCGTTTTAAATACAGGCTATAACCGGCAAACCGCTCAATTTATTATTGATAAACTGGGATGGAAAGAAGGTGTTGATTTTGATGGCCTGGTAACCGCATCCGATGTTCCGCAGAACAGGCCTAACCCGGACATGATTTTTTTTGCTATGAAACGCTTCGGCATTACCGAACCAGCTTCGGTAATCAAAGTCGGTGATTCGATCATTGATATTGAAGAAGGTAAAAATGCAGGCTGTGCTTTAAACATAGGTATTACAACGGGTGCACATACCGTAGAGCAGCTCGAATCGGCACATCCTGATCGGGTTATCAATAATCTGATCGAACTTCTGGCCTTTATTGGTTAA
- a CDS encoding zinc-binding dehydrogenase: MIQEFPHFPQGKAAIFSAPGSPFKLINGEVPALSEGEILVKNLYTTICGSDVHTYCGHRKEPDNVVLGHEIVGDILWHHPSAQIKDLNGNSTNTGDRIVWSIFAAPPTSVPPHPDMPQKSAGLFKYGHAPAAGNDIFNGGLADYCILKSNTAFLKISKDIPLKVAATISCAHSTVAGALRIAGEIKDKRIIIFGAGLLGLSCSAMCREAGAKNVVLVDTDESRLKWHNSFGADEGMLFADIQSGTKQTEGDIIFDITGHPEAMKTGIDCLCLGGYAIWIGAVFPANAVQVDAEKIVRKLLTIRGLHNYNYQDFIAATSFVERFYQQYPFEQLVEKEFTLDDVEEAFGFAANQKPVRAGVKIS, from the coding sequence ATGATTCAAGAGTTTCCTCATTTTCCGCAAGGTAAGGCTGCGATATTTAGTGCACCGGGTAGTCCTTTTAAATTGATAAACGGCGAAGTACCTGCGCTTTCGGAAGGTGAAATATTGGTAAAAAACCTTTATACCACCATTTGCGGCAGCGATGTGCATACCTATTGCGGCCACCGGAAAGAGCCAGACAATGTAGTGCTGGGGCACGAAATTGTGGGTGATATATTGTGGCATCATCCATCAGCCCAAATTAAAGATCTGAATGGCAATAGCACTAATACAGGCGACCGCATTGTATGGTCTATTTTTGCAGCGCCTCCCACATCGGTCCCTCCTCACCCAGATATGCCGCAAAAAAGTGCGGGTTTATTTAAATATGGGCATGCGCCTGCAGCCGGGAATGATATTTTTAATGGAGGCCTGGCCGACTATTGTATCCTGAAGTCCAACACTGCTTTCTTAAAAATATCGAAGGATATACCGCTTAAAGTTGCTGCCACCATCAGTTGTGCACACTCAACAGTAGCGGGCGCGTTGCGTATCGCGGGTGAAATTAAAGATAAGCGGATTATCATCTTCGGTGCAGGCTTGCTGGGGCTTTCATGTTCGGCCATGTGCCGCGAGGCTGGTGCAAAAAACGTTGTACTTGTTGATACAGACGAATCGCGTTTAAAATGGCATAATAGTTTTGGGGCAGATGAAGGCATGCTGTTTGCCGACATACAATCTGGCACAAAGCAAACCGAAGGTGATATTATATTTGACATAACCGGGCACCCCGAAGCCATGAAAACCGGCATAGACTGTTTATGTTTAGGTGGCTATGCTATCTGGATAGGTGCGGTATTCCCGGCCAATGCGGTGCAGGTTGATGCCGAAAAAATTGTGCGTAAACTATTAACCATCCGTGGTCTGCACAACTACAATTACCAGGATTTTATAGCGGCTACATCTTTCGTAGAACGTTTTTATCAGCAATACCCTTTTGAACAATTGGTTGAAAAAGAATTTACGCTGGATGACGTAGAAGAAGCTTTTGGCTTTGCAGCGAATCAAAAACCGGTTCGTGCCGGGGTTAAAATCAGTTAA
- a CDS encoding DUF5690 family protein translates to MSPGFLKKFDKLFANPVWVLIGAFGTYFCMYGFRKPYTAATYADQSFLHINYKVLLIISQTLGYVLAKWVGIKFVSEIKRERRVLAIIGLICFAEAMLLLFAVIPKPWNIICIFLNGLPLGVIFGLVLGFLEGRKTSEFLIAGLCSSFILSDGVSKSVGTLLLNWGTPESWMPFMAGLIFAIPMALFIGMLTLVPAPTAADVEHRTAREPMTGAERWKFFWEYFPGLLGITIVYLFVTLLRSVRADFAVEIWTGLGYKQTPDLFTRSEIYVSFGAILITSFAVLIKDHFKAFGFALLSGLTGLVLIFCAVRFLGHGMDAFPFMVLVGLGVYLPYVAIHAVVFERLIAVTREKANVGFLMYIVDSVGYTGYIGLMLLKYLTSSETAILPLFIRICIYMSAIGILLIIFTYLYFNIKLKHNDSRVSSFSAR, encoded by the coding sequence ATGTCACCAGGATTTCTAAAAAAATTCGATAAGCTATTTGCAAACCCGGTTTGGGTACTTATAGGCGCCTTTGGTACTTATTTTTGCATGTACGGTTTTCGCAAACCTTATACAGCCGCCACTTATGCCGATCAGAGTTTCTTACACATTAATTATAAAGTACTGCTCATTATTTCCCAAACCCTTGGTTATGTCTTAGCAAAATGGGTTGGGATTAAGTTTGTATCAGAAATAAAACGTGAGCGCCGGGTATTAGCTATTATAGGCTTAATTTGCTTTGCCGAAGCCATGCTGTTGCTTTTTGCAGTTATCCCCAAGCCCTGGAATATCATTTGCATTTTTTTAAATGGCCTGCCGCTGGGTGTTATATTCGGGTTGGTGCTGGGCTTTCTCGAGGGCCGTAAAACAAGTGAGTTTCTTATAGCGGGCTTATGTTCGAGTTTTATACTATCTGATGGTGTATCTAAATCTGTAGGTACATTATTACTTAACTGGGGCACGCCCGAAAGCTGGATGCCTTTTATGGCCGGGTTAATATTTGCAATACCCATGGCCTTATTTATTGGTATGCTAACGCTGGTGCCCGCCCCTACTGCTGCAGATGTAGAACACCGTACCGCCCGCGAACCCATGACCGGTGCCGAACGCTGGAAGTTTTTCTGGGAATACTTTCCTGGCTTATTAGGTATTACCATTGTATACCTGTTTGTTACTTTATTAAGAAGTGTACGTGCCGATTTTGCCGTTGAGATATGGACAGGCCTGGGTTACAAGCAAACCCCCGATCTATTCACCCGCTCCGAGATCTATGTTTCATTCGGGGCCATCCTGATTACCTCCTTTGCTGTATTAATTAAAGATCACTTTAAAGCTTTTGGTTTTGCCTTACTATCGGGCCTTACAGGCTTGGTGCTCATCTTTTGTGCAGTAAGATTTTTAGGGCATGGTATGGATGCATTTCCTTTTATGGTGCTTGTAGGCCTCGGTGTTTACCTGCCCTATGTGGCCATCCACGCCGTTGTTTTCGAACGGTTAATTGCCGTAACACGCGAAAAAGCAAACGTAGGTTTCCTGATGTACATTGTTGATTCGGTAGGTTATACCGGCTATATCGGGCTCATGCTGCTTAAATATCTCACCTCGTCTGAGACAGCTATTTTACCGCTCTTTATCCGTATTTGTATCTATATGAGTGCCATCGGCATACTGCTTATCATTTTCACCTACCTGTATTTTAATATCAAACTAAAACATAATGATTCAAGAGTTTCCTCATTTTCCGCAAGGTAA
- a CDS encoding helix-turn-helix domain-containing protein: MKADTIVQISNRIKEKRREKNITVQELADKANVSKGLISQIENSRTIPSLIVLIDIIKALEIDLNVFFKDIKTGNEHAMVLIKHKSEYESFEKEDAVGFNYNRIFSQSINKGTVDIVLLELAVGANRPMVQTEAFEYKYIIEGIAEYQIADEVYTLKVGDSILFDGRIPHTPKNAGSSKLSMLVVYFFETGDN; the protein is encoded by the coding sequence ATGAAAGCAGACACCATAGTTCAGATCAGTAACCGTATTAAGGAAAAGCGGCGTGAAAAAAATATTACCGTGCAGGAACTGGCTGATAAGGCTAATGTGAGTAAAGGCCTGATATCACAAATTGAGAACAGCCGTACCATTCCATCACTCATCGTTTTAATTGATATTATTAAGGCTTTAGAGATTGATCTGAACGTATTTTTCAAAGACATTAAAACCGGCAATGAACATGCGATGGTTTTAATAAAACATAAGAGTGAATATGAATCTTTTGAAAAAGAGGATGCCGTTGGTTTTAATTACAACCGAATTTTCAGCCAGTCGATCAACAAAGGGACTGTTGATATTGTATTGCTCGAATTAGCTGTTGGTGCCAATCGCCCTATGGTGCAAACAGAAGCCTTTGAATATAAATATATCATAGAGGGCATAGCCGAATACCAAATTGCCGACGAAGTTTACACCCTAAAGGTAGGCGACTCTATCCTCTTCGATGGCCGGATACCGCATACCCCAAAAAATGCAGGGTCATCTAAGCTCAGCATGCTGGTTGTTTACTTTTTTGAAACCGGGGATAACTAA
- a CDS encoding RNA polymerase sigma-70 factor, translating to MNHTSTIVELTSGGEAFDRVYLSNYPALYSYAFTMLADKQLAEEMVHQVFLKMLERNAPITIHTSIKAYLYRAVNNECLNYIKHQKVKQSHQTYTMNTMNHQTETPANKLQFRELEQRLHKAINDLPLQCRIVFQMSRFEELKYAEIATELGISIKTVENQMGKALKRLRAQLADYLPLILWILINLI from the coding sequence TTGAATCATACGAGCACAATTGTAGAATTAACTTCGGGCGGTGAGGCATTTGATCGGGTTTATCTGAGTAACTACCCGGCCCTGTATAGTTATGCCTTCACCATGTTGGCCGATAAACAGCTGGCAGAAGAGATGGTACACCAGGTATTTTTAAAAATGCTGGAGCGTAATGCCCCCATAACCATACATACATCAATAAAAGCTTATTTATACAGAGCGGTAAATAATGAATGCCTTAACTATATCAAGCACCAAAAAGTTAAACAAAGTCATCAAACGTATACGATGAACACCATGAATCATCAAACAGAAACCCCGGCAAACAAACTTCAGTTCCGTGAACTGGAGCAGCGTTTGCATAAGGCCATTAATGACTTGCCCCTGCAATGCCGTATTGTTTTTCAGATGAGCCGTTTTGAGGAATTGAAGTATGCCGAGATAGCTACCGAGCTAGGCATCTCGATAAAAACAGTTGAAAACCAAATGGGTAAGGCGCTTAAACGTTTACGGGCTCAACTCGCAGATTATCTGCCGCTTATATTATGGATCTTAATTAACCTCATATAA
- a CDS encoding FecR domain-containing protein, translated as MDGTNYMEMNDDLLITYLLGEASAEEVAEVDKWLALDIANQQRLQQFRTIWETSKTMQFTEPLDAQASLYALKQKIAARPKVVRIQRNFTWLKVAATLLLICGGAWLYFARIFNKEILTASVNEVKVDTLSDGSVITLNRHSILQYPQRFNGNQRVVSLKEGEAFFKISPNKAKPFIINTSGTVIKVVGTSFNVKNKHGRVEVIVETGIVQVSNREGSVTLTPGDKVLVGDNSNLVKEQNPDKLYTYYRSKEFVADNTPLWRMVEVLNEAYDSHIIIGRKELNNQLLNTTFKNESLDDILQVISRTFKITVETNGKQIILK; from the coding sequence ATGGATGGTACAAATTATATGGAAATGAACGACGATTTACTGATCACCTACCTTTTAGGTGAAGCCTCAGCCGAAGAGGTGGCTGAAGTAGATAAATGGCTTGCACTGGATATTGCCAATCAGCAGCGTCTGCAACAGTTTCGCACTATCTGGGAGACCAGTAAAACAATGCAGTTTACAGAACCACTCGATGCGCAGGCCTCATTATATGCCCTGAAGCAAAAAATTGCAGCGCGGCCTAAAGTGGTAAGGATACAGCGCAATTTTACCTGGTTAAAAGTGGCAGCCACTTTATTACTTATTTGCGGTGGTGCCTGGTTATATTTTGCCCGGATTTTCAATAAAGAAATTTTAACTGCCTCAGTTAATGAAGTGAAGGTTGATACTCTGTCCGATGGTTCTGTTATTACTTTAAACAGGCACAGCATATTGCAGTACCCGCAAAGGTTTAATGGTAATCAGCGTGTGGTGTCATTAAAAGAAGGGGAGGCTTTCTTTAAAATATCGCCCAATAAGGCTAAACCGTTTATCATCAATACATCGGGTACTGTCATTAAAGTGGTGGGTACTTCATTCAATGTAAAAAATAAACACGGCAGGGTAGAAGTTATTGTAGAAACCGGCATAGTGCAGGTAAGCAATAGGGAAGGTTCAGTTACGCTTACTCCTGGTGATAAAGTACTGGTTGGAGATAATTCAAACCTGGTAAAAGAACAGAACCCCGATAAGCTATACACTTACTACAGAAGCAAAGAGTTTGTTGCTGATAATACGCCATTGTGGCGAATGGTTGAGGTACTGAATGAAGCCTACGACAGCCACATCATTATCGGCCGTAAAGAATTGAACAACCAGCTTTTGAATACTACTTTCAAAAATGAATCATTAGATGATATTTTACAGGTGATCAGCCGGACCTTCAAAATCACGGTTGAAACCAATGGCAAACAGATCATCCTTAAATAA
- a CDS encoding LA_2272 family surface repeat-containing protein, which yields MANRSSLNKPYLMPKPYTQILKFFYLSILMLGIFTQVHAQGLLGKKLSVSFSHEHLGKVLEAIGNQGGFYFSYSGSQLSKDSLVSVTSNNEPVLSIVKHLLGNKYEFEERKNYIIITLALPHLSLINADITNDNNTYSVSGIVTDEASGERLMNASVYEKDQLVSALTDEHGYFKLRFRSPNLGSVAITLSKRLYRDTTIRFLQTVLVNVRNDRPLYEDARNKSRSVERTSLGRLFISTRQMIQSMNIPDFFASRPFQISLTPGLSSHGMFSSQVVNKFSLNLIGGYTAGVDGLEIGGLFNINKQDTRYLQAAGIFNLVGGNVRGLQVAGVHNFAIDTVRGVQVAGFINKAEGEVHGMQLSVLNNEAHKLKGLQIGLVNVADTSCGASIGLINIVRNGFYKVSFTANNLMNTNVTLKTGTHAFYSTLLTGANLSTDKKMYAFGLGIGHDFMFSKKFYASTEVDYQFANTGLWDDRWAQAKLLLNFQITKNISLIAGPTYNHYNHSGTFQIDGYKNITNVPKYEDYKGYEPGDNGHQTKNFWGWEAGLAFNSVFTKSPDKRTDTSHGWSLGLAGTIGVGWDQPYKAVYGGELFTQRNLGNNLSAVLSVGYTYFSVLNNYHWAYSKITDSYAIESLATPYKIIPIKVGIRSKLTKGLYIGGDLGEAFSKHDDGMYTVINGVHSHIIGDSQTIKSFVYSPTLGFDFGNGLDASLKFEDYTGFYQIKQFAFRLAYRIKLSQ from the coding sequence ATGGCAAACAGATCATCCTTAAATAAACCGTATTTAATGCCTAAACCTTATACACAAATATTAAAGTTCTTTTATTTATCAATATTGATGCTTGGCATCTTTACGCAGGTACATGCGCAGGGCTTGCTTGGAAAGAAGCTATCTGTAAGTTTCAGTCACGAGCATTTAGGTAAGGTACTCGAAGCCATCGGCAATCAAGGAGGTTTCTATTTTTCATACAGCGGCAGTCAGTTATCGAAAGATAGCCTGGTTAGTGTGACAAGCAATAATGAACCGGTATTAAGCATTGTAAAGCATTTACTTGGCAATAAATACGAGTTTGAAGAGCGTAAAAACTATATCATCATTACGTTGGCTTTGCCGCATTTATCGCTCATTAATGCCGATATTACGAATGATAACAATACCTATTCTGTAAGTGGTATTGTAACTGATGAAGCCAGCGGCGAGCGCCTCATGAATGCTAGCGTTTACGAAAAGGACCAATTGGTATCGGCATTGACGGATGAGCACGGGTACTTTAAACTCAGGTTCAGATCGCCCAATTTGGGTTCGGTGGCAATTACGTTGAGTAAGCGATTGTACAGGGATACCACCATCCGTTTTCTTCAAACCGTATTGGTAAACGTACGTAACGACAGGCCACTATATGAGGATGCCCGCAATAAAAGCAGAAGCGTAGAGCGCACCAGTTTGGGTCGGTTATTTATCTCTACCCGGCAAATGATCCAGTCGATGAACATCCCTGATTTCTTTGCAAGCCGGCCTTTTCAGATCTCATTAACACCTGGTTTAAGTTCGCACGGTATGTTTAGTTCGCAGGTGGTTAACAAGTTTTCGCTTAACCTCATTGGTGGCTACACTGCCGGAGTAGATGGTTTAGAGATTGGCGGTTTGTTTAACATCAATAAACAAGACACCCGTTATTTACAGGCCGCCGGGATATTTAACCTGGTTGGCGGTAACGTACGCGGATTACAAGTAGCGGGCGTACACAATTTTGCAATTGATACAGTTAGAGGTGTGCAGGTAGCAGGCTTCATCAATAAAGCCGAAGGCGAGGTACACGGTATGCAGCTTTCGGTTTTAAATAACGAGGCCCACAAGTTAAAAGGCCTGCAAATAGGTTTGGTTAACGTGGCCGATACCTCGTGCGGTGCAAGTATAGGCCTTATCAATATTGTGCGTAACGGTTTTTACAAGGTTTCATTCACCGCCAATAACCTGATGAATACCAACGTTACTTTAAAAACGGGTACGCACGCATTTTACAGCACTTTACTTACAGGGGCCAATTTATCTACAGATAAAAAAATGTATGCCTTTGGTTTAGGCATAGGGCACGATTTTATGTTTAGCAAGAAATTTTACGCATCAACAGAAGTTGATTATCAGTTTGCTAACACAGGCTTGTGGGACGATCGTTGGGCGCAAGCCAAATTGCTGCTTAATTTCCAGATCACTAAAAACATAAGCCTTATTGCAGGGCCAACGTATAACCATTATAACCATAGCGGAACGTTTCAAATTGATGGATATAAGAACATAACCAACGTGCCGAAGTATGAGGATTATAAAGGGTATGAACCTGGCGATAATGGCCACCAAACAAAAAACTTCTGGGGATGGGAGGCAGGTTTAGCATTTAATTCGGTGTTTACCAAATCGCCCGATAAACGTACGGATACATCGCATGGCTGGTCGCTTGGGCTGGCCGGTACTATCGGCGTTGGCTGGGACCAACCTTATAAGGCCGTGTACGGCGGCGAGCTATTTACACAGCGCAATCTGGGGAATAATTTATCGGCCGTGCTATCTGTTGGCTACACCTATTTCTCAGTGCTTAATAATTACCACTGGGCTTATTCTAAAATAACAGATTCTTATGCTATTGAAAGCCTGGCAACACCCTATAAAATTATCCCAATTAAAGTGGGCATAAGATCAAAACTCACTAAAGGGTTGTATATAGGGGGCGATTTAGGCGAAGCATTTTCCAAGCACGACGACGGAATGTACACAGTTATAAATGGAGTTCACAGTCATATAATTGGGGATTCGCAAACTATTAAATCATTTGTTTACTCACCTACATTGGGTTTCGATTTTGGTAATGGCCTTGATGCCAGCCTTAAATTTGAAGACTATACCGGTTTCTATCAAATCAAACAATTTGCGTTCAGGTTGGCATATCGCATTAAGTTAAGTCAATAA
- a CDS encoding PepSY-like domain-containing protein, producing MKKSILNVLLLTAITGVAIGQKVSESKVPAAAKAAIMKKYPAASKITWEKEKSNYEANWGGKSGEDMSVQFTPAGEFIEEVVAITPAQLPAGVAAYVKQNYHGAKIKEAGKITDAKGTIMYEAEVNGKDLIFDEKGGFLKKD from the coding sequence ATGAAAAAGAGCATTTTAAATGTATTGTTGCTAACTGCAATTACAGGAGTTGCTATTGGTCAGAAAGTTTCTGAAAGCAAGGTGCCGGCAGCTGCAAAAGCAGCTATTATGAAAAAGTATCCTGCTGCAAGTAAAATTACCTGGGAAAAAGAAAAATCAAATTACGAAGCAAACTGGGGAGGAAAATCAGGCGAAGATATGTCGGTACAATTTACACCGGCCGGCGAATTTATTGAGGAAGTTGTAGCCATTACACCCGCCCAATTACCCGCGGGAGTAGCCGCCTATGTTAAGCAAAATTATCACGGCGCTAAAATTAAGGAAGCCGGAAAGATCACTGATGCTAAAGGCACAATTATGTATGAAGCTGAGGTTAATGGGAAAGACCTTATTTTCGACGAAAAGGGCGGTTTTTTAAAAAAAGACTAA
- a CDS encoding GAF domain-containing sensor histidine kinase translates to MSKSPGIDIIPENDAERVAALERYQIAGSEKETAFDSICRLACELFAVPISHISFLDANTEYIKAAVGLGEIESVGRAEGFCTLAILQPEVMLIEDASQHPILASHPYVTGEIMIRFYAAAPVITPDGFIIGTLCLIDQTPRSLSTKERELLQRLAKVVMEQTELRNDNINLLSQRDKFIEVASHELRTPLTALKAAAQVLGLKHPDDASLIEQVNKSVQKLSGMANDMFDAIRLTEKTFDLKRTAINLETVINNCKDYIKLVAKKDLTIEGNTSISLTADSEKIERVLTNLVQNALKYAPGSAIIIGVEKTPGFVKVEVQDRGPGIHADKLPHIFRRYYRSDPSGVQTGLGLGLYIAAEIVKQHGGDIGVISEQGKGSTFWFTLPVGI, encoded by the coding sequence ATGAGCAAATCCCCTGGCATAGATATCATCCCCGAAAATGATGCAGAACGTGTAGCTGCGCTTGAGCGTTACCAGATTGCCGGATCAGAAAAAGAGACGGCATTCGATAGTATTTGCCGGTTAGCCTGTGAGTTATTTGCTGTGCCGATTAGTCATATCTCTTTCCTTGATGCTAATACCGAATATATAAAAGCTGCTGTGGGCCTGGGTGAAATAGAAAGCGTTGGCCGCGCCGAAGGCTTTTGCACCCTGGCAATATTACAGCCGGAAGTGATGTTGATTGAAGATGCCAGCCAGCACCCTATTTTGGCGAGCCATCCCTACGTGACCGGCGAAATTATGATCCGTTTTTATGCTGCTGCGCCGGTTATAACGCCCGACGGATTTATTATTGGCACCTTATGCCTGATAGACCAAACACCAAGAAGCCTGAGTACCAAAGAACGGGAGTTGCTGCAACGCCTCGCAAAAGTGGTGATGGAACAAACCGAGCTGCGTAATGACAATATCAACCTGCTCTCGCAGCGCGATAAATTTATTGAGGTTGCAAGCCATGAATTACGGACGCCGCTTACTGCCCTTAAGGCCGCGGCACAGGTATTGGGCTTAAAACACCCGGATGATGCTTCATTAATTGAACAGGTTAACAAAAGTGTCCAGAAATTATCCGGCATGGCCAATGATATGTTCGACGCAATACGGCTCACTGAAAAAACATTCGACTTAAAGCGAACCGCCATTAACCTGGAAACCGTCATCAATAATTGTAAGGATTATATTAAGTTAGTTGCCAAAAAGGATTTAACCATTGAAGGTAACACGAGCATTAGTTTAACAGCTGACTCTGAAAAGATTGAGCGTGTACTGACTAACCTGGTACAAAATGCATTGAAATATGCCCCGGGTTCGGCAATTATAATCGGGGTAGAAAAAACACCTGGTTTTGTGAAAGTTGAAGTACAGGACCGTGGCCCCGGCATACATGCAGATAAACTGCCGCATATCTTCCGCCGGTATTACCGCTCTGACCCAAGCGGGGTGCAAACAGGGCTTGGCCTCGGGCTTTATATTGCAGCCGAAATTGTTAAACAACACGGCGGCGATATTGGGGTAATATCCGAACAAGGGAAAGGCTCAACCTTTTGGTTTACCCTTCCTGTTGGTATTTAA